A stretch of the Erpetoichthys calabaricus chromosome 3, fErpCal1.3, whole genome shotgun sequence genome encodes the following:
- the LOC127527083 gene encoding THAP domain-containing protein 6-like, whose product MPHACSAWACTNRCTLQTRSRGIAFYRFPTDIHLRKQWEVALRRECFSANDSSRLCSEHFRQEDFHRTGQTVRIRDGALPSVFRFPTHLQRVVATRTTLTSVRAQESLSVHCSLPVQEIEALPDPSVMKDLREKNLINEELKERLDLYSGKIEIKYKIWRKWYVVKCKIL is encoded by the exons ATGCCTCATGCATGTTCTGCTTGGgcttgtacaaaccgctgtacgctccaaaccagatcccgggggattgcATTttatag atTTCCCACAGacatccacctcaggaagcagtgggaagtagcccttagacgggaatGTTTCAGCGCCAATGACTCATCCAGGCTCTGCAGTGAGCACTTCAGACAGGAGGATTTTCACAGGACAGGTCAGACTGTTAGAATCAGAGATGGAGCTCTTCCCTCTGTGTTCAGGTTTCCAACTCATCTCCAAAGGGTAG TGGCAACCAGGACCACACTGACTTCGGTGAGGGCACAGGAGAGCCTGTCAGTACACTGTTCTTTGCCTGTCCAAGAGATTGAAGCTCTGCCTGATCCCAGTGTTATGA AAGATTTGAGGGAGAAGAACCTCATTAATGAAGAGCTGAAAGAGAGGCTGGATTTATACTCgggtaaaatagaaataaaatacaaaatatggagaaaatgGTATGTAGTTAAGTGTAAAATTCTTTAA